From Gossypium raimondii isolate GPD5lz chromosome 11, ASM2569854v1, whole genome shotgun sequence:
ttttaaaaaagatattttattttattttattttttaaataaaataaaaccaacttAGGTCCTGTTTGGCAATTGGCTGATTGTTGATTGTAGTGATTGGTTTGACCAACTAATTTGCCCAACTGATTCTATTAACTATTTATCTAAAAGTGTTTGATAAAATGTAGTTGATAGTTGAAAGCTGATATGTGTAAACTAACAAATAAGGGCATGACACATTTTATTGTTaactatttatttgtttataatactttagtatttattatgtgaaattattgaaataaatcaCTATTACCAAGGAATTAAAACATCCATTACGGAAATTAATTAGtgaagtttttgaaaatttaaataaacaaatttcttaagTTCCTTATTTGCAATTTTCTTAAGTTGtataagaaatcattttacacgagtaaattgaaaataaattaagagtacataaattaattagtgaatattttttagaatgaaGACTACTAATATATTGACACCCCTATTAGGTTTGAGAGCATGTGGCAAATGGAGTAATTTTTTAGCAACGATGGTCAAATATATCATTCCAATATCTCATTCCTAATCAgctttaaaaaaagttattcaTTTCTGCGCTTTttgtttttaaggttttaattcaACAAGCTCTTGCAAACCTCCATTTATCAAATACTACAATTAGAGGGTTTGACTACACAATTCTCCATTTGTGCCCAATTAGTTAAAAAGGGCATAAAACTCTGTTTACCAAACATCAtcttaatattttgtatattaagtgataagtagctACTACTTAGTTATCTTATtaacacttttttatttaaaaatttacattaagtaaaataattaaaataataattaaacacatttaaaatattaaaaatacacttttacctaaaataaaattattagaaaacaaaataaaactctgAATTGcattctttaaataaataataatattacaaaaataaattttatgttttctatttcttcttttccttttgaatttaatatttttattgccTCCACGTTACCATTTGTTAGGTTTTTAGggtaatttcttttaaaaatagagtttattACATACTTtctaatattgtagcttaataaaaTTGTACCcattactaattattttattatttaatttacttcttaaaaataaaatgaaaaagataatattataaaatctgaaaattctAAAAGTAAAAGAGATTAATAATGATGGAAATAGGGATAGTTTTCATATTGTTACActgatataaataataatgtgcttaaatttaatgtatttaaaattaatttatcttacctacttaatattttcattcattaatagttaaatttttatttataataccaaatttgtgtttataatttaaaagtatttttttccttttaactcttataactcatttatgttattataataattattttagaattttatttttatttttaataaattcatttttaaaacttttatcattttcatttattaagaattttaaaattaattaaaaatatgaaatatattattttattatatatttaaaaattatttaaaaattatatacttaATACTCGTTAAAATGCTTAATTAACAAGaggtatatttaaaattattatttttgttttattttttaatttcaaaattttatatttaaggaTTGTTTTAAAAGGAATAATTTCGTTAggttttgatttattatatttaaggatttttcttttaaggattGCTTTAagaaacacatttaaaatactatCTAAACTATTGTTTACACGACATGTGTTTAGTTTTTTGTTGacacatataatatttttgaacatttattttatggtaatttatatattttataaaattgtttacaCGACACatgtttagttattttgttGAGATGTGACcttttctaaatattaattttataataatttataagttaaatatggTTCATAAGTCGCTTTGAATTGGATCGGATCAAactaaatttaagtaaaaaatttcttaatcataaatttaaaaagaacatAATACGAGTCTAAAGAGAAGcgttaaaatgatgaaatttgtgACTAATAAAGAGTTTAAATTGTCATTACACCAATAAAAAGAAATCACGTCAAGTACTTTCATTaagtcaaattttaaacaacTGTTAATATTCAATGACCAAAAATTTGATTCGAATAGTTTAGTAACAAAAAAGAATAGAagtttagtgaccaaaatagaacacAAACAATACTTTAGTTACAATTTTGTACTTTACCctaaaagaatatgaaattcaTGATTTAGttcaaacaaaagaaataaacaaacataaaattattcatagGTATTTACAATATGTTCCCTATGGTAATTGGGTTCATGAATTATAGCCACCAAACAGAGCAACAAGGTACGTTACCAAGGTTTCATGATTACCTTATCCCACACAACTTGTTTACTATTCAATACCCTTATGAAAGATTAATTATATCAGAGTGTTTccattttgaatttgataaatgcATTAATCGTAAAGTATGTGTTTGTGAATGCCCTATAAAGCTACCTAATGttgattgaaaaattgaaaatgatatttaaaaaaaacaattgctTAATTACaatgttgatttcaaattacaaaaactaaaatcactACAACACgaatttcttttcccttttcagAATCGAATCATAATATTCTgatataaattttctatttgaaaAGGATTTTGCTGAAATTATAGAAACATTTAAACACTaatgttgaaatttaaaaagaataaaaaaaagcatTTGTTGACAATGGAAgaacaaaatagaagaaatatTGAATGATCTTCTATGTCACTTAGCAACCATCTTGGCAATGAAATCATCGTATTTGAGCTTCCCATCGGAGCTAACATCGACTCCCTTGATCCAATCATCGAACTCCGTTGGCTCCAGCTTCTCCCCAACGCTAGTCAAAATGTGTTTAAGATCTGACACCAGGACGAAGCCGGTCGCCTCCTTATCCAGCACCTTGAACGCATCGCGCAACTTCTGTTCGAACGGCTCCGTTTTTAAGTGCTTCTCCATTAGCCCCATAAAGCGTGAGAAATCGAAGGGTGCGGTTAACTTCTCTTGAGCCACGATTTCTTTGAGTTTAGCTTGGGTGGGGTTACCGCCTAGGGACCTCATTAAGACCCCGAGCTCCGTCGGAGCTATCTTGCCGTCGCTGTCGGTATCAAAGAGAGTGAAAGCCTCTTTCATAGCGTTTTTCTGATCTTCGGTGAGGCCCATTTAGTCAGATAAGGAAGACAAGAAATTTTTGTTTCAGAATTTTGGTTAGAATGTTAGAGAATTGAATTGTTGGGCATAACGTATTAACAGCCTTTTAACTCGTAAAACAGTGCAAATAATAGAGAGATGAGGAAGAAAGGCTAGTGAAAGAGGCCAAGAGAAACTGTTTACATTTTGACTATTTCCTTCCTATTTTTCTGATCGCCATCACCCTCGTCTCcttcattttacattttaactaCCTGTTtttgctttatatatattttcgtATTTCGTAATGTATTTcctatgaaaattaaatatataatattatagtttttaaatattaaaaaatatttttaattctttatgttatattttttatagaaaaactatgtaaaattattaaacatcaaataaaaataatttaagaaacacatcttaatattatttactttaaaatatatcttaaagaaaatatgtattatctaattaaaataaataattttgtgaaaattttaaaagtaaaaagtatGCTCTCAAAAAGGTAAAATATAACTGAATTTACCCTCCTTATAGTTTAACGTTCcatgcacaaaaataaaataaataataaagaaaatactctactctttatcatcatcttcgaatataaaattctaattttttctcttcattAATCACTCACTAAATAAAAGGAGAAAATCAAATTCAGAATTGGAACcctatttatctttttattttattttattttaatttcaaacttttatatttaagtattgttttaaaagtaataatttcGATTTGCTTTAAGaaacacatttaaatatattttctaaactATTGTTTAACGACATgtgttatgtttttttgttgACACATGAAATCTTTTGAGCATTGATTTTAtgataattcataaaatttaaaaaattatttccatgacacatgtttaaatttgtttgacatgtggtatttttaaatattaattttataataatttataagttaaacttattaacttaaaattcttTGACTCGATCCGACTCGATCTGACTTGactcgatcgaatgctcacccctagtcaCATGCATTGTGTATGATTTTATgcgtttaatatttaatcaattttaaatattatatttttaattacaattattaatatatataatgatatttcttgtttgaattattgaatataattaaaatataataacttattcaaatattataataaaaattttaaatcttaattaaagaattttaaccTATATACATTACTATGTTTCATGGTTAAAGCTCTATGCAAGTGAtagctttattttaaaatgagtacaatttttacttaataattataattgtaattttaattatctttaaatacataattatcataaaattatgttaaatcatatttattttaaatatataattatcacaacttctattttattttaactcttttaactaataatttcaaattaaatactataattgtttttaaatattaatttaataatatgataaaaaataaaatatttccgttgagttcaattttttcaaattaatatatttatatattattatatttttaaaaataaaataaaatacaatattttatcatttcttataaatttctataataataattatttaatatttcaaaattttcaattttgatagataattttaaatgcACTCATAATTatcacatatattatttattttaattatatttgaagGAAAATCTATATTATCTAATTACAAAactaaatttgtgaaattgtaaaaataaaaaaaaatacactcTGAAAAAGCGCATATTGTAACGGATCTTACATTCCTTATAGTTGAAACTCCCAtgcaaaaaaaggaaaaataaataaaaatactcactctttattatcatctttgaatacaaaatccaaaatttttccTCTTCATTAATCACTCACTAAATAAAAAGGTAAAGAAGAATTAAATCCAAAACTGAAACCCCATTTCTCAAAAGTTTCCattgaaaaattgatttgatttttgagTGAAATCGTTTTTGCGATATTGGTATATAGTAGAAGATCAATGGCGGTTCCATCGGCGGTGACGTTACCGGCGTCGACGGTTTCATTATATGTCGGAGATTTGCATCCCGATGTCACCGACGGCACTCTCTTCGACGCTTTTAATGAGTTTAAGGGAATATCGTCTGTTCGTGTTTGTAGAGATTCGTCGACGGGAAGGTCTCTTTGTTATGGCTATGTTAATTTCAGTTCTATTCAGGATGGTATGAtttgttgttaattttaaactatCTAATGTTTTCATTTGggttttgatttaaatatgacattttttcactaattttatCTTCTAAGAATTTTCTGTTctgattgatttttaaatctctgtttagatatatatttttaattcaattagtatttaaaattatgttatttgatatgtatATTGTTGACTGGAGTTTtcgaagaaaattttgaagtgaTGTCTATCAAGAGTTGATTAATCCTtcaatgaatttttattatttcggATTGAGCCTAAGTTTTgcttaatgattttataaaaagtttaagtgcttgaaaatatatattgttggAGTCTGATGATGTACCTACCAAAAGGAAATAGTGATCATTTGCCATTGATAAACTTTGACTTTGGACCTATAACATGTTCAATTTTTAGGGAACTAGATCAAGTAGTACTACGCTTCCCCATAATGACCTATATGCTATATAGGTTGGGGGCGTACACAGtctatttcaataaattgttctTGTTTTGTGAATCCgtagtattattgttattattgtgttttaaaattatctatcaTTGAGTATTATTTTGCTATAATAAATAACTTCGGAGGAAATGCATTAGTGAAAATTTCCCACTatcatcaaaaaaaaattaaaattaaaattaatgtctATTAAATCATAGCTAATTGACATGATTAATACATTtctccaaataaaaaaaattgtcaatgAGTTAACCTTTATGCATGGttcatgttttttctttttgtggtATGGCTTAGCACATTTTGCAATGGAGAAAATGAATCACAGCATGCTTAATGGGAAAATGATAAGGGTGACATGGTCACTTAGAGATCCTGATGCAAGAAAAAGTGGAGTTGGAAATGTGTTTGTTAAGGTACAAAATCCTTTTATGTTCTTCATTTAactcatatatgtatatagattagTTGAGGGGATTGacttttttaagaaatttttgtAAGGGTCATCCGTCAAATAGTTGTATCAGGGTTTTGTCCTCAGTCTCCACAAAAGGTCGTGTACAGTACTCTTTAGTCTTGCAGGTATCTATAACACCACCGGTTGTTGGAGACTAAGTTGATTGCTCGACGGACGAcactttaaaaacttttttcGAATGAGCTCATCCCCTCAACTATACctattatttctttcattaGTGGAAATTTTGAATGTGGATTTGTTGGTATTTATTCAGAATCTAAGTGAATCAATAGATAGTGTGGGGTTACAAGAGTTATTTCAAAAGTTTGGGAATGTAGTATCTTGCAAAGTTGCCACATTTGAAGATGGTAAAAGCATGGGATATGGATTTGTTCAATTTGAATCAGAGGAATCTGCAAATGCTGCAATTGAAAGGCTTGATAATACCATGATTGGTGATAAGGAAATGTAatgtgaattttcttctctttaattgttatttatctCTTCTTGAAATGAATGTTTAATTCTTGTTTTTTCGGAACAGATATGttgggaaatttatgaaaaagtGTGATAGGGTTCTACCAAGTCCTGATgttaaatatacaaatttgtATGTGAAGAACTTGGATCCAGATATCAATGAAGAGGTTTTACAAGAGAAATTTTCCGAGTTTGGGAAAATTGCTTGCTTGGTTGTAGCAAGGGATGAAAATGGAACCTCGAGAGGTTTTGGTTTTGTGAATTTCGAATGTCCAGAGGATGCTAAGAAGGCAATGGAATCGATGAACGGATCACAACTCGGTACATTCTTATATCCGACACTTAAAGCGAGCGACGCTTAATACGGTTTACTTTCTTTTGATGCATGGTTGTATTATTAGGTTCAAAAGTTCTATATGTAGCAAGGGCACAAAAGAAAGCGGAACGGGAGCAAATATTGCGGAATCAGTTTGAGGAACGACGAAAGGAGCagattatgaaatataaagtaAGCTAAGTTTTTCTCTACATGATGCAATTCATGATCACCATTGTTTACCATTTTCGAAATTTCAGGCTTCGAATGTTTATGTGAAGAACATTGATGATGATGTCACCGATGATGAGCTGAGAGACCTTTTCAGTCTATGTGGTACGATTACGTCTGCAAAACTTATGCGAGATGACAAAGGAATAAACAAAGGTTTCGGATTTGTCTGTTTCTCTGCTCCGGAGGAGGCCGCTAAAGCTGTCGGCACGTTCCATGGTAAAGATAAACTAGTCTTCATATCTTTAATGAGCTACCTTTAGTGATTGAAATCGAAATGGAGAGCATCTAGGAAGTTATTCATATGTTACTTGCTTCTTAAGTTTCCTGCCTTACTGTTTCATCCCTGCATTTCCATATGTTAAAGGATATATGGTAAGTTAAACCAAG
This genomic window contains:
- the LOC105801662 gene encoding probable calcium-binding protein CML13, with translation MGLTEDQKNAMKEAFTLFDTDSDGKIAPTELGVLMRSLGGNPTQAKLKEIVAQEKLTAPFDFSRFMGLMEKHLKTEPFEQKLRDAFKVLDKEATGFVLVSDLKHILTSVGEKLEPTEFDDWIKGVDVSSDGKLKYDDFIAKMVAK
- the LOC105761788 gene encoding polyadenylate-binding protein 7, with product MAVPSAVTLPASTVSLYVGDLHPDVTDGTLFDAFNEFKGISSVRVCRDSSTGRSLCYGYVNFSSIQDAHFAMEKMNHSMLNGKMIRVTWSLRDPDARKSGVGNVFVKNLSESIDSVGLQELFQKFGNVVSCKVATFEDGKSMGYGFVQFESEESANAAIERLDNTMIGDKEIYVGKFMKKCDRVLPSPDVKYTNLYVKNLDPDINEEVLQEKFSEFGKIACLVVARDENGTSRGFGFVNFECPEDAKKAMESMNGSQLGSKVLYVARAQKKAEREQILRNQFEERRKEQIMKYKASNVYVKNIDDDVTDDELRDLFSLCGTITSAKLMRDDKGINKGFGFVCFSAPEEAAKAVGTFHGYMFHRKPLYVAIAQRKEDRQAQLQLQYAQRMPGLAGPSTVVLPGGYPPLYYASPTGIVSQVPLRPGMMHQPLGLRPGWRANGFAPPTRPVFQYSSLPLFPTAPRQTRPNRRQMNGNTLGGSHSVTYALQLQPPNQTVTSSKDQSNQQTGQAKSVPNGQAREVNKGPGGGAAAAALTQGTEMLSSMLAAASPEQQKTILGERLYPLIQKHQPDLVPKITGMLLEMDNSELLLLLESPESLAAKVEEAVGVLKLSNAKVTGQDALHPNFLSAGVAVN